The Thunnus maccoyii chromosome 15, fThuMac1.1, whole genome shotgun sequence DNA segment aaaaaatcctgtaaGTCGTTATAATGAGAAACTTtctcaaaataatgacataGTATCTCAAACTAATGAGCTAGTAATAATTTCtcaatattttgtgaaatgtcttattattttgagatattaagtcattattttgagatacCAAGTGATTATTTTGAGAAAGTTTGTCATTATATTGACttatatgatgttttttttcatcacattggcggaaatgggcttccataaAAACCTATACTGTTAAGATGATCTGTAATCAGTTTTTAATATACTCACCCCACAAGCACCATTAGCTCCATTAACATGTTCTGCATCTTCACCGGCCCTCGTCCGATGCCTCTCATCATGTCTGACTTTTCAGTTCTGGTGACAGGGTCTGTAAGTTAGGggcaaagatgaaaaaaatacaactgaggTCAACAATTACTTGCGTGTAATCAAAGTGGATAACAGATAGGCCAGTATGATGATCATTTAATTAGCCAGAGCAACAAAGAATCAATAGATCTATTAATAAACTGTCAGTAAAGTGAGTCAACAGACCAGAACAAGCAATCCATCCTGACCTCTAATGATGTAAAAGCCAATTCTACATTTGGAGATCATTACTCTAAGACTGTAAATAAACTGTACTGTACTCAGGACAAAGACTATTCTGGTGAATCTCACTTGCTTCTAAATTTTGATCACTCTAGGAACACATGCAGTAAATATTGTTTAGTCTCTTGCTGTCATCTAAGTATATTTTCTGCTCAGCTTTATTTCACCAGCAAGCCAACATGCACCTGcacataactttaaaaaaaaacaaacaaacaaaaacactttcccCTCATAAATTCATGTCAGCTCATGAAGCACAAACAACCAGTGGAAACAATTCGATCCCGGTCCAGGCCGAGGTCGACCTCAGCTCACCCCTCCGGGCGATTTCAATAGCAGGCTTAACCTTTATAATCCCAAAACTGAACTAAACCATCCAGTGCTGCAGTGTGAAACCTGCTGATGTGTTGATGTGCTGCTCTCACTCATACCTGAAACCAGCAGGTGTTGGTCCTCCGTCCGGTCTGGGTGCCTGAGGACGAcggacagagagagggacagaaagagCGGAGTGGAGGGTCAGAGACAAAATGACAGAGTCAGTGTGTTGACCCGGGATGTTATGTTGGAAATACCACGGAGCGGCAGGCAGCTGAGCTCTACGCtctacactgtgtgtgtgtgtgtgtgtgtgtgtgtgtgtgtgtgtgtgtgtgtgtgtgtgtgtgtgtgtgtgtgtttgttagggTGGGAGGGTGTGTGAGGGGTATTCATCTGATCACATCTCTCACTTATTGTGGTTcagaaacttgtgaaaaatcAAGTCAaggaattttaaaaacagaaatatggtCAGTAGATTGACATTCTTGATTATTTTGACTCAGATTCTTCTTGTGACAATAGCACTGGGAAGGTTTTCCATGTGCATCAACTGCAGCTGACTGTTTTCCCACCGTGTTTCTTATCAATGAGTAAAAACCAAAGAAAGCACAGTATTGATAGAGAaggtaaatatttgaaaaaacaatAGAGAACTTTGGTGGTAGTGACATAAGAagtcaatataataataataagaatatttATATCaagaatatttctgcatacaaCAGACTATTTTaagaataaattaattataagTATAATAAATTGTAGAACATTTGACTGGAGATGgttataattaaattacagtaggtggacaaaataacaccCAGCATTGAGAATATCAAGTATCCAACATGAAaggtttaatatttaatttctctGTAATGATGTTTGTAAGTTAGTCGTAAAGTTTACAGAAAGATTAAATTATGTCTGAGGAGTAAAATGGGTGGGTGGAGGGTTAttaaaatgggtaaaatgaatTACAGTAACACTGTTCCACCAGGAAACAAACCAAgaccagccccccccccccccccccccccccccccccccttacccATTTTCCCAATTTTTTCAGGTAATACCCCCCCATTATCCATTTTACGTATTTACCACCCCCATTATACCACCCAGTTTCTTCTTCTGACACTGGGGTGTTTTTCTATGTGCATCAATTGCAGCTGCATGTTTTCCCACTGTGTTTCTTATCAGTgagtaaaaaccaaaaaatagCACAGTATTGATAGGGAGGGTaaatatttgaaagaaaaaaaaacaataaagagaacTTTGGTGGTAGTGACAAAAGAAGTCAATATAATATGGCTTTCaagaatatttctgcatacaaCAGACTATTTTaagaataaattaattataagTATAATACATTGTAGAAGGTTTGATTTGAGATGGTTCTAATTAAATTACAGtaggtggacaaaataatagaaacaccCAGCACAGAGAATATCAAGGTAAACGTATAAaggtttaatatttaatttctctGTAATGATGTTTATAAGTAAGTCCTACGGAAAGATTCAATTATGTTTATACCCAGCACTGGTAATATCAAGTAAAATGGGCAAGAGGTGATAttatatgaaaaatgaataaaatgaataacaGTAACTTTGTTCCACCAGGAAACAAGCCGCAGCGAGTGCTGCCTTCCTGGCATTCCCCGGACAGAGTGCAGGCCACCTTACTCATTTTACCTATTTTTTGGGTAACTCCACCCCCTTACTCACCTTTTACCCACTTTACCCAGTTTCTTGTGTGTGACAATAGCATTGGGAAGTTTTTCCATGTGCATCAACTGCAGCTGAGAGTTTTCCCACTGTGTTTCTTATCAGTGAGTAAACACCAAAAATAGCACAGTATAGATAGGGAGggtaaatattgaaaaaaaaaacaaacatagtgACATAAGAAGTCAATATAATATGGGCTTCaagaatatttctgcatacaaTAGAATATTTCAAGAATAAATTACGTGTAAGTATAAATTGCAGACTTGACTTGAGATGGCTCACAGTTCTAATTAAATTACAgtaggtggacaaaataacagaaacagacagcacTGAGAATATAAAGGTAAAAGTAAAAAGGTTTAATATTTGACTTCTCTGTAATGATGTTCATAAGTAAGTCCTAAAGTGTACAGAAAGATTCAATTATGTTTATATCTGGTGCCTGAAGCGTAAAATGGGTAATGGGACAGGGGTGTATTATGGGAAAAATGGGTGAGTAGGGGGTGGAGGGGTTACCCATTTTACCCATCTTACCCGTTTTTCAGGCAACACCCCACCCCCTTACTCATTTTAAGAGGGTTTTGATGAGCATGAGGAAGTACAGTGTGTGCACAAAGTGTTTGCTGGAAGATGACACATACAAGATTAAGAAATGCACACCTAATTAATGGGATCATAACTAGGAGGAGCTGTAAAGTGGTTCGGGATGGAAGAGAAGGCCTACATTTTTATAATCATGACATGCAAATACTTTTcccaaaaaaacattacatagCAACATCAGTTTGTGCTTCTTCTGTtttgaatgtaatttatttGCAAGCCCTACTGCATTGCTTTTGATTATAAAGCCCACTTTTTATGTTAAACCCAATAGCAGATTTATAGCATAACAGTATTTGTGATTTCAGTCTTTATTTGATGTTTCTGTGGCTTTGCTTGGTCTTCAATTACACATATATTATCAAAAATAGGTTTCAAAGTATTGTTTAAAGCGCTTTATTGTGTGACACGCTGTCTGTTTTTGACCCTCATGAGCCACCATCAGCAGCACAACACACGTGATCCAGTCAGTTGACAAGGCAAAACACAGCAGTGTAGATCAGAGAAACAGGCGACATGGACCATCATCGGATTGACAGGGTGGGCCTCCTGTCTCCCCTGGAGGAGTCCAGCGCTGAGATAAGCAGAGACAGCGGCATTGTGTCCCAGAGTGCGAGCAGTTTGTCCATGGTGAGCGAGATCCTGAGCAGCGGCACCGTGTCGCAGAGCCCCAGCTTTGGCGCAGCAGCTAACGTTATCCCACAGAGCCCGAGCCTCAACGACGCGGCGGAGCCCGGGACAGACGACCAGCAAGACCCAGAGCAGGACGACGAAGTGCTGAGACACACCGCCCTCAGCTACTCCTCTTACATCAGGGCGACAGCGGGAGAAGAGGTTTGTGCTTTGCTGGCCGCCAAGAGTCATGTGAGACCAGCTACGTTAACGTTAGCTATGCTGCACACATTTGTATCACTGCAATATGCTAACAACAGTTTCAACAAAGAAGCAATGCGGTTCTGGACCAACGGTTAAGCAGAATAGTTGCTAAGCAACGCTGAGGCAACGACATGATTGGTTTTACAGCACATTATGTTGATTTACTGCTTACAGAggataaaaataattgttttgtaaTTATAAATCCAAAGTCAAGTCTAAAAGTTTGTGTTTCGTGTTCTTAACAAGTCATTATGCACCCTCCATCAAATGTACACTATTCAAACAttgttaaataaaacaacaccCCTATAATTCAAAGGATACGTCACACAAGTTTACAGCTTACTTGTTATAAGCAGTGCTGTtattcagcctgtgaaaacagatgTGTGATGTCTTCTGTAGCTTTGATGGGAGCTTTCAGAagtctgaaagaagaaaaaaaacccatgatGTGGTCAGATGTATCTCCACTTGAACTTGTGGCTTTCAAACAGATGTCTGCATTACAAACCTGAGGTGTTGAATCAAACCCATTAGATGTGATATCGCACACATAAATGGTCTGAGGCCACAGAGGCAGTCAAAACAGCATCACTCTAAGCTTAATGAGGcagatgtctgtgtttgtaggTATTGATTTCTACTTGTGATAGCCCACTGACTGACATTAACTGGATATGCGTGATACCAGGCAATTTATATAGAAGCTGAGTGAGTTAGTTGGTTCCGTAGGAAGACAAAGGCCCCTGTGTTTTGCTCCTGAGGTTCGTCCTGACATAATTTAAAGGCATTTTATTGAGTTTCAGCTGAAGCTGGTGTGAGGGATTGAATTTGAAGTATCTAGAAGTTTGAGGTTTGCTAAGTTCATTTGATTTGTTGAAgccccttgaggcaaatttgttaTTTATGATATTGAGCTATTAAAACTGTCTGAACTGGTCAGTAactttactttgtgtgtgtgtgtgtgtgtgtgtgtgtttctgtgtaacaTTTTGCAACCTTCTCTTCTAGATCCTGTGCTTAGAGAAAAGCTTGGAAGAAATGCTGACGAGAGTAGACGAGTTTGTTGGAATGCTGGATATGGTAAGCTAGGTCACGCTATGAAACTGTAGTAGATTATGAATGTACGGtgttagagctgcaatgataaggcgattaattgattagttgccaactttTAAATTACTTGCCagctatttttataatcaattaattgttttgagtcttttttaagaagaaaattgaCAAAtcctctgatttcagcttctcaaatgtgaaaattttctggcttctttagtcctctattaTATCTCTGGGTTGAGGACTTTTTGTccggaaaaaaaagacattttaagttgtATCTtaagctttgggaaacagtgaaattttcaccattttctgacattttattgaccaaacaactaattgattaattgagagaacagggtgcaaaattaacttcTTTTTGTCCACTGGACAAATGACGAGTGattgttcaaattttaccagccactcaatagattatcattgtttttttggctggtgagtgaagcaaatctaccacTTGAATATTTTGCCAGCATTTAgctggtggctggtgctaatcTTGTGCCCTGCAACAGAttcattaataatgaaaataatcattagctgcagctctaTACAGTATCtaatttttattgatttacatGCATATTTCTGTCTCACATCATTTTGTGTTTCGTCTCCAGATTCGTAATGATACCTCGCAGATAGTGAGTGAAAACCTACCTCAAATCCAGCAGAAGTCGGATGAAATGAGACAAATATACAGACGAATTGATAAGTTAGAGGTAAGTGATGGTTGAAGGGATTTTTAATTGGTtttgtataaaatatttttgtattccGTCAGTTTGTAATTCACTCTTGCTCCAGTGACCAAAGTAGAATGGAAAAACACACTAACAAGGATTCTGAAATGAACATATGTatcataataaaaatgaataataaataaatttgatacAGTGCTATTCAGGATGGTTTACAAgataaaaaagatttaattcaggatgaaatcaaataaaaccgTAAACCCTTGATGTAACATGTGATGGAGAGagcttttcttcatcatcagtGGCAGactatttccttttttcttcgAGCACTAATGGAAATAAACATCGGCCTAGTGGTGCAGTTTGTTCCTGTTTTCATATCCTAATAATatatcacacactgacacattaaTAGTTGGTAAGTTACAGAGTGAAAACGGTTACTTTCACgtggagttttttttgtcatttccattcTTCATCTAAGGGGATGTTTTGCTAACATTCACAATTATTTGTCACCAAAATTTTCCAGTGATGTAATATTTCTCTCTTCATTCTTTTGTCACAGTAGACCACATTGTGTTTAAAACTGACCTAGTTATAACAAATGTAATTAACTGGAACAAGCCTTCTCAGTTGAACAATTTTCTTTActcccatttaaaaaaagattaaactaGAAGAGTGAACTCAGTGGAGAGCAGATCTCTGCCATGTGTGTACATTGAAGATGGCAGCGAACATaacagaaacagatttattcATCCTGTATCGAGTCTAACTTTAGTGGAACATAACGAATtgggtatggaattaatctgcagatgctctggttcaagatgagaccaaacttttctatggatgtcagtttttgagccacgaGAGAGGCCAAAATATGGCCTGCAAAAGATTAGGTAAGCCTTATTTTTAGCCTAACAGATTGCTGGAAATGCCCTTTTGCTATGTTGTAATGCATACCGTAAAATGGcgaggactgctgaaaagatgaaagtcTAAGCTTTACGATAGGATCATAAAGAATGGcattataaaatagg contains these protein-coding regions:
- the bloc1s4 gene encoding biogenesis of lysosome-related organelles complex 1 subunit 4, producing MDHHRIDRVGLLSPLEESSAEISRDSGIVSQSASSLSMVSEILSSGTVSQSPSFGAAANVIPQSPSLNDAAEPGTDDQQDPEQDDEVLRHTALSYSSYIRATAGEEILCLEKSLEEMLTRVDEFVGMLDMIRNDTSQIVSENLPQIQQKSDEMRQIYRRIDKLEAFVKMVGANVNAMEEQVTQAEGELGTLPGAFKKILRTMSVPGFLNKPASPRRPAPHQRQEIPSVFQTDDYFTSQPEQ